A stretch of Aedes aegypti strain LVP_AGWG chromosome 2, AaegL5.0 Primary Assembly, whole genome shotgun sequence DNA encodes these proteins:
- the LOC5572899 gene encoding fibroleukin codes for MSRQMIIIYCVIVISDYAFLQTTNFIEESSTVKCSALDRRIEHLEATFIEQKLEIKSLMERVMHNQDHLVNQLNQILVHLKETTTTNLPSQNHPEYRPQGALSNSEQSNTISSCAEEPTKVSGKYSLSLFANEQPFEGYCEQEAFKGGWLVIQRRFDGSIDFNRNWTEYRDGFGSIEGEFWIGLEIVHRLTKHRNCMLLIELQDLNGKYVYAQYDGLEIGSEEEKYSLNKLGKYSGTAGDSLSRHHKGMMFSTKDNDNDKDPRKNCAVYVTGAWWFRSCLDSNLNGLYLDENKRKTITWYNYKKKLGGFKSTRMMIREK; via the exons ATGTCCCGACAGatgattattatttattgtgtAATAGTGATCAGCGATTACGCATTTTTGCAAACCACCAACTTCATTGAAGAATCCTCGACAGTGAAATGTAGTGCACTTGATCGAAGAATAGAGCATCTTGAGGCTACATTCATAGAACAAAAACTGGAAATCAAATCGCTTATGGAACGAGTGATGCATAATCAAGATCATCTTGTGAATCAATTGAATCAAATCTTGGTGCATCTCAAAGAGACAACAACAACTAACTTACCGAGTCAAAATCACCCTGAATATCGACCCCAAGGTGCTTTATCGAACAGTGAACAATCAAACACAATTTCGTCATGTGCGGAAGAACCCACAAAGGTATCTGGAAAATACTCGTTAAGTCTCTTTGCCAACGAACAACCTTTCGAAGGATATTGCGAGCAAGAGGCGTTCAAAGGTGGATGGCTAGTTATCCAACGGCGATTCGATGGTTCGATTGACTTCAATCGCAATTGGACCGAGTATAGGGATGGCTTTGGTTCGATTGAAGGGGAATTTTGGATCGGATTGGAAATTGTACATCGGCTAACGAAACATCGAAATTGTATGTTATTGATTGAACTTCAAGATCTCAATGGCAAGTACGTTTATGCTCAGTATGATGGACTTGAGATTGGCAGTGAGGAGGAAAAATATTCGTTGAATAAGCTCGGGAAGTACAGTGGAACGGCCGGCGATTCACTGTCAAGGCATCACAAAGGTATGATGTTTTCAACGAAAGATAATGATAACGACAAAGATCCTCGGAAGAATTGTGCGGTGTATGTCACAGGTGCCTGGTGGTTTCGCAGCTGTCTCGACAG CAACCTGAATGGACTATACTTGGatgaaaacaaaagaaaaactattaCCTGGTACAACTACAAGAAAAAGCTAGGAGGTTTCAAGTCTACAAGGATGATGATCcgagaaaaataa